The following are encoded in a window of Nocardioides houyundeii genomic DNA:
- a CDS encoding response regulator transcription factor, with product MARILVADDDVDIRELVEFKLSTLGHDVVAVADGASAVDEVQRQRPDLAVLDVMMPGMSGLDAVRVIRNDPALADLPVILLTARAQESDVETGFDSGADDYITKPFSPRELASRVQALLTRAR from the coding sequence ATGGCAAGGATTCTGGTCGCGGACGACGACGTCGACATCAGGGAGCTCGTCGAGTTCAAGCTCTCCACCCTCGGGCACGACGTGGTGGCTGTTGCTGACGGCGCCTCCGCGGTGGACGAGGTGCAGCGCCAGCGCCCCGACCTCGCGGTGCTCGACGTGATGATGCCGGGGATGTCTGGGCTGGACGCGGTGCGGGTCATCCGCAACGATCCCGCCCTCGCAGACCTCCCTGTCATCCTGCTGACCGCCCGGGCGCAGGAGTCCGACGTGGAGACCGGCTTCGACTCCGGCGCCGACGACTACATCACCAAGCCGTTCAGCCCCCGTGAGCTTGCCTCCCGAGTCCAGGCGCTGCTGACCCG
- a CDS encoding Rho termination factor N-terminal domain-containing protein produces the protein MTETPGSTGSEATQAPDTTAPTQRKRATSLNTMLLADLKAMAGALAIPGAGSMKKAQLVEAIRGVQSPPRAAAADAAPSTAPRASLPLPGPPSGSRRDRLARGPAARPSSPGPGQASPAARTPPAPRAGPPMSPGRRTRRPAPPAVVVGARLLRLARASPRSRPRVGTP, from the coding sequence GTGACCGAAACCCCCGGCTCGACCGGTTCCGAGGCGACGCAGGCGCCCGACACGACTGCGCCGACGCAGCGCAAGCGCGCCACCAGCCTCAACACCATGCTGCTCGCGGATCTCAAGGCGATGGCGGGCGCGCTGGCCATCCCCGGTGCCGGCTCGATGAAGAAGGCGCAGCTCGTCGAGGCGATCCGCGGCGTGCAGTCCCCGCCCCGAGCCGCAGCCGCCGACGCGGCCCCCAGCACGGCCCCGAGGGCCAGCCTGCCGTTGCCCGGTCCACCGAGCGGGTCGCGGCGCGATCGGCTGGCAAGAGGGCCGGCGGCGCGCCCGTCCAGTCCGGGACCGGGGCAGGCGAGTCCGGCAGCCAGGACGCCGCCGGCACCCCGAGCGGGCCCGCCGATGAGTCCAGGACGCCGGACGCGCCGGCCCGCGCCACCCGCCGTCGTAGTCGGGGCGAGGCTGCTGCGGCTGGCTCGAGCGAGCCCGCGATCGAGGCCCAGGGTGGGCACACCGTGA
- the thrB gene encoding homoserine kinase, whose product MPTFVQGEVRVTVPATSANLGPGFDSLGLALAWRDSLVAQVVESGLEISVRGEGAADVPQDESHLVVRAMRSAFQAMCAQPPGLRLVCDNRIPHARGLGSSSAAIVGGLVLARALVAGGALLLDDDALLALASDLEGHPDNVAPALLGGFTIAGRADEHWYAVKSAVDPRVTAVAFVPDVPVATSLARGLLPDTVPHARAAANAGRAALLVAALADRPECLMAATEDFLHQDYREPVMPDSLALVRRLRESGVPTVVSGAGPTVLALTDHASVGGLLSRCPSGWQARHLEVDQDGATVH is encoded by the coding sequence GTGCCGACCTTCGTGCAGGGCGAGGTCCGGGTCACCGTCCCGGCCACGTCCGCCAACCTCGGGCCCGGATTCGACAGTCTCGGCCTCGCGCTGGCCTGGCGCGACTCCCTGGTCGCGCAGGTCGTGGAATCGGGACTGGAGATCTCGGTGCGGGGCGAGGGCGCCGCCGACGTCCCCCAGGACGAGAGCCACCTCGTGGTGCGCGCCATGCGGAGCGCGTTCCAGGCGATGTGCGCCCAGCCGCCGGGGCTGCGATTGGTCTGCGACAACCGGATCCCGCACGCCCGGGGCCTGGGGTCGTCCTCCGCGGCGATCGTCGGAGGCCTGGTGCTGGCCCGAGCGCTGGTGGCCGGGGGAGCGCTGCTCCTGGATGACGACGCCCTGCTGGCCCTGGCCTCGGACCTGGAGGGGCATCCGGACAACGTCGCTCCGGCCCTGCTGGGCGGCTTCACGATCGCCGGGCGGGCGGACGAGCACTGGTACGCCGTCAAGAGTGCCGTGGACCCCCGGGTCACGGCGGTCGCGTTCGTGCCCGACGTACCCGTGGCGACGTCGCTCGCACGGGGCCTGCTCCCCGATACGGTGCCGCACGCCCGGGCAGCGGCGAACGCCGGTCGCGCGGCCCTGCTGGTCGCCGCGCTGGCGGACCGGCCCGAGTGCCTGATGGCGGCCACCGAGGACTTCCTGCACCAGGACTACCGGGAGCCGGTGATGCCCGACTCCCTGGCCCTGGTGCGCCGGCTGCGCGAGTCGGGGGTGCCGACGGTGGTCTCCGGAGCCGGTCCCACCGTCCTGGCCCTCACCGACCACGCCTCGGTGGGCGGGCTGCTGAGCCGCTGCCCGTCGGGCTGGCAGGCCCGGCACCTCGAGGTCGACCAGGACGGCGCCACGGTGCACTGA
- the thrC gene encoding threonine synthase, whose translation MSSHQWRGVIEEYRELMRLPEGTPAVTLGEGGTPLVTSEWLSELTGGQVWLKVEGDNPTGSFKDRGMTAAISVAKHEGAEAVVCASTGNTSASMAAYAAKARLKPLVLVPEGKISAGKMAQAIMHGAQVIMVRGNFDDCLRLSRGLADNYPVALVNSVNPVRLEGQKTAAFEIVDRLGDAPDHHLLPVGNAGNISAYWLGYQQYADLGRATRKPVMRAFQAEGASPLVTGSPFPNPETKATAIRIGNPASWKLAVDAADQSGGRFASVTDDQILSAQRELARRDGVFVEPASAAGVAGMLQELAQGESYAGKTVVITVTGHGLKDTDTALEGVGSIVDTVVDAQVDAAAAAAGLT comes from the coding sequence GTGAGTTCTCACCAGTGGCGTGGAGTCATCGAGGAGTACCGCGAGCTGATGCGGCTCCCCGAGGGGACTCCCGCGGTCACGCTCGGGGAGGGCGGCACCCCCCTCGTCACCTCCGAGTGGCTCTCCGAGCTCACCGGCGGCCAGGTCTGGCTGAAGGTCGAGGGCGACAACCCCACCGGCTCCTTCAAGGACCGCGGCATGACCGCCGCGATCTCGGTGGCCAAGCACGAGGGCGCGGAGGCGGTGGTCTGTGCGTCCACCGGCAACACCTCGGCCTCGATGGCCGCCTACGCGGCCAAGGCCCGCCTCAAGCCCCTGGTGCTGGTGCCGGAGGGCAAGATCTCGGCCGGCAAGATGGCCCAGGCGATCATGCACGGCGCGCAGGTGATCATGGTGCGCGGCAACTTCGACGACTGCCTCCGACTCTCCCGGGGCCTGGCCGACAACTACCCGGTGGCCCTGGTGAACTCAGTCAACCCGGTGCGTCTGGAGGGGCAGAAGACGGCCGCCTTCGAGATCGTCGACCGCCTCGGGGACGCCCCCGACCACCACCTGCTGCCGGTGGGCAACGCGGGCAACATCTCGGCGTACTGGCTGGGCTACCAGCAGTACGCCGACCTGGGCCGGGCGACCCGCAAGCCGGTCATGCGTGCCTTCCAGGCCGAGGGCGCGTCGCCGCTCGTCACCGGCTCGCCCTTCCCGAACCCGGAGACCAAGGCCACCGCGATCCGGATCGGCAACCCGGCCTCCTGGAAGCTCGCGGTGGACGCGGCCGACCAGTCCGGTGGCCGCTTCGCCTCGGTCACCGACGACCAGATCCTCTCGGCCCAGCGCGAGCTCGCCCGCCGGGACGGGGTCTTCGTGGAGCCGGCCTCGGCGGCCGGGGTCGCGGGGATGCTGCAGGAGCTGGCGCAGGGCGAGTCCTACGCGGGCAAGACGGTGGTCATCACCGTGACCGGCCACGGGCTCAAGGACACCGACACCGCACTGGAGGGCGTGGGCTCCATCGTGGACACCGTGGTCGACGCCCAGGTCGACGCCGCGGCCGCGGCCGCCGGGCTGACCTGA
- a CDS encoding homoserine dehydrogenase codes for MSDKSLKVVLLGCGSVGSQVVRLLTEQAADLEARVGARIELAGVAVRRLDAAREVEVPAGLLTTDAAGLVARGDIDLVIEVIGGLEPARSLILSALENGASVVTANKALLAEDGPRLFEAAAKAERDLYYEAAVAGAIPIVRPLRESLAGDRVTRVMGIVNGTTNFILDKMDSSGAGFSEALEEAQELGYAEADPTADVEGFDAAAKAAILASLAFHSRVTAADVHREGISEVTAADVASAREMGAVVKLLAIAELREDRVAVRVHPAMIPRSHPLASVRGAYNAVFVESQAAGQLMFYGPGAGGSPTASAILGDLVTVARNRLSNTTGAGESAYADRAVQPMGETHTRYHVAIDVEDRAGVLSAVAQAFAEHEVSIQTVRQEGRGADAQLVVVSHRATDAQLAATVEQLRTMEIVREVTSVMRVEGESE; via the coding sequence ATGAGCGACAAGTCGCTGAAGGTGGTCCTGCTGGGCTGCGGCTCGGTGGGGTCCCAGGTGGTCAGGCTGCTGACCGAGCAGGCGGCCGACCTCGAGGCCCGGGTGGGTGCCCGCATCGAGCTGGCCGGCGTCGCCGTACGCCGGCTCGACGCGGCGCGGGAGGTCGAGGTGCCTGCCGGGCTGCTCACCACCGATGCCGCCGGCCTGGTGGCACGCGGTGACATCGACCTGGTGATCGAGGTGATCGGCGGCCTCGAGCCCGCTCGGTCGCTGATCCTGTCGGCGCTGGAGAACGGCGCCTCGGTCGTCACCGCCAACAAGGCGCTGCTGGCCGAGGACGGACCCCGGCTCTTCGAGGCGGCCGCCAAGGCAGAGCGCGACCTCTACTACGAGGCGGCCGTCGCGGGAGCCATCCCGATCGTGCGGCCGTTGCGCGAGTCCCTGGCCGGCGACCGGGTCACCCGCGTCATGGGCATCGTCAACGGCACCACGAACTTCATCCTCGACAAGATGGACAGCTCCGGCGCCGGCTTCTCCGAGGCGCTGGAGGAGGCCCAGGAGCTGGGCTACGCCGAGGCCGACCCGACCGCCGACGTCGAGGGCTTCGACGCCGCCGCGAAGGCCGCCATCCTGGCCAGCCTGGCCTTCCACTCCCGCGTCACTGCCGCCGACGTGCACCGCGAGGGCATCTCCGAGGTGACCGCGGCGGACGTCGCCTCGGCCCGGGAGATGGGGGCGGTGGTCAAGCTGCTCGCGATCGCGGAGCTGCGCGAGGACCGCGTCGCGGTCCGCGTGCACCCGGCCATGATCCCGCGCAGCCACCCGCTGGCCAGCGTCCGCGGTGCCTACAACGCGGTGTTCGTGGAGTCCCAGGCGGCCGGGCAGCTGATGTTCTACGGCCCCGGCGCCGGCGGGTCGCCGACCGCGTCCGCGATCCTCGGGGACCTGGTCACCGTCGCCCGCAACCGGCTCTCGAACACCACCGGCGCGGGGGAGTCGGCCTATGCCGACCGCGCCGTCCAGCCGATGGGTGAGACGCACACCCGCTACCACGTGGCCATCGACGTCGAGGACCGCGCCGGAGTGCTCTCCGCGGTGGCGCAGGCCTTCGCCGAGCACGAGGTGTCGATCCAGACGGTGCGCCAGGAGGGTCGGGGCGCGGACGCCCAGCTCGTCGTGGTCTCGCACCGGGCCACGGACGCCCAGCTGGCTGCCACCGTCGAGCAGCTCAGGACCATGGAGATCGTGCGCGAGGTCACCTCGGTGATGCGCGTTGAAGGAGAGTCGGAGTGA
- the lysA gene encoding diaminopimelate decarboxylase produces MPSHEAGWAHADGALKGPSWLREPADPNALVPHLWSQTARKSDGVLEIGGVRVTDLVTEHGSPAYVLDEADFRARARAFRDAFDDYDVFYAGKAFLCTEVARWVAEEGLCLDVCSAGELLVAQRAGFDMARVGYHGNNKTAAELARAVELGVGRIVVDSFHEVERLEALAAARGGADARIRVMVRVTAGVEAHTHEYIATAHEDQKFGFSITSGDAFEAVRRILAAPGLELLGLHSHIGSQIFDSSGFEVAARRVLALHARVASELDVVLPEMDLGGGFGIAYTTQDDPSEPGQLADEMREIVARECRALGIAAPRLSIEPGRAIAGPSMCTVYSVGTVKEVALDGGARRSYVSVDGGMSDNIRTALYDADYSCTLAGRASTAAPRLSRVVGKHCEAGDVVVKDEFLPADVAPGDLLAVPGTGAYCRSMASNYNHALRPPVVAVRDGASRVIVRRETEDDLLATDVGGA; encoded by the coding sequence GTGCCCTCACACGAAGCCGGATGGGCGCACGCCGACGGTGCCCTGAAGGGCCCGTCCTGGCTGCGCGAGCCCGCTGACCCCAACGCCCTGGTCCCGCACCTGTGGTCGCAGACCGCCCGCAAGAGCGACGGGGTGCTGGAGATCGGGGGCGTGCGCGTGACCGACCTGGTCACCGAGCACGGCTCCCCGGCGTACGTCCTGGACGAGGCGGACTTCCGTGCCCGTGCCCGCGCCTTCCGCGACGCCTTCGACGACTACGACGTGTTCTACGCCGGCAAGGCGTTCCTGTGCACCGAGGTGGCCCGGTGGGTCGCCGAGGAGGGGCTGTGCCTGGACGTGTGCAGCGCCGGGGAGCTGCTGGTGGCCCAGCGCGCAGGCTTCGACATGGCCCGGGTGGGCTACCACGGCAACAACAAGACCGCCGCCGAGCTGGCGCGTGCCGTCGAGCTGGGGGTCGGCCGCATCGTCGTCGACTCCTTCCACGAGGTCGAGCGCCTGGAGGCGCTGGCTGCGGCTCGTGGGGGCGCCGATGCCCGGATCCGGGTGATGGTGCGGGTGACCGCCGGGGTCGAGGCGCACACGCACGAGTACATCGCGACCGCGCACGAGGACCAGAAGTTCGGCTTCTCGATCACCTCCGGTGACGCCTTCGAGGCGGTCCGGCGGATCCTCGCGGCGCCGGGTCTGGAGCTGCTCGGTCTGCACTCCCACATCGGCAGCCAGATCTTCGACTCCTCCGGCTTCGAGGTCGCCGCCCGCCGGGTCCTGGCCCTGCACGCCCGGGTGGCCAGCGAGCTGGACGTGGTGCTGCCGGAGATGGACCTCGGGGGAGGGTTCGGCATCGCGTACACCACGCAGGACGACCCGTCCGAGCCCGGTCAGCTCGCGGACGAGATGCGGGAGATCGTGGCGCGCGAGTGCCGGGCCCTGGGCATCGCGGCGCCGCGGCTCTCCATCGAGCCCGGGCGCGCGATCGCGGGCCCCTCGATGTGCACGGTCTACAGCGTCGGCACGGTCAAGGAGGTCGCGCTCGACGGCGGCGCTCGCCGCTCCTACGTCAGTGTCGACGGGGGCATGAGCGACAACATCCGCACCGCGCTGTACGACGCCGACTACTCCTGCACGCTCGCCGGTCGCGCTTCGACGGCAGCTCCCCGGCTCTCCCGGGTCGTGGGCAAGCACTGCGAGGCGGGGGACGTCGTGGTCAAGGACGAGTTCCTCCCGGCCGACGTCGCGCCCGGGGACCTGCTGGCGGTGCCGGGCACCGGCGCCTACTGCCGGTCGATGGCGTCGAACTACAACCATGCCCTGCGGCCGCCCGTGGTCGCGGTGCGGGACGGTGCCTCACGAGTGATCGTGCGGCGTGAGACTGAGGACGATCTGTTGGCAACCGACGTAGGTGGAGCATGA
- the argS gene encoding arginine--tRNA ligase: MTPEQLSSLIVDALSALVTEGTLDLPDGAPTSVTVERPRQKEHGDYATNVALQLAKKAGTNPRALAEQVKARLEAAEGISRVEIAGPGFLNISVDAQAQGQVAADVVAAGESYGTNQALAGQRINVEFISANPTGPLHLGHTRWAVVGDAIARVLSAAGATAEREFYINDRGNQMDKFGASIEATALGRPVPEDGYQGAYIADLAAEIVAADPGIVHLPEQERLVAFREAGYALQLKEQQDQLDSFNTHFDVWFSERSLHDGGKVEHAMDVLQRNGHLVERDGALWMRTTDFGDDKDRVLRRTNGELTYFASDTAYYVDKRERGFDICIYLLGADHHGYVGRLKAMAACAGDDPEKNIEIPIGQLVKIMRGGEEVRLSKRAGEIVTLGELVDLIGVDALRYSLARYPADSPLTLDVEQITRQSSDNPVYYVQYAHARVCSILRNAADLGLEPASHPELLTHEKEGELLRALAELPRVVASAAQLREPHRVARYLEETAASYHRFYDNCRVLPMGDEEPGDLHAARLMLVAATRTVLANGLAMLGVSAPERM; this comes from the coding sequence GTGACTCCTGAACAACTGTCCTCCCTGATCGTCGACGCGCTGAGCGCCCTGGTGACCGAAGGCACGCTGGACCTGCCAGACGGTGCCCCGACGAGCGTGACGGTGGAGCGACCCCGACAGAAGGAGCACGGCGACTACGCGACCAACGTCGCCCTGCAGCTGGCCAAGAAGGCCGGCACCAACCCGCGCGCCCTGGCCGAGCAGGTCAAGGCTCGCCTCGAGGCCGCGGAGGGCATCTCCAGGGTCGAGATCGCCGGGCCCGGCTTCCTCAACATCAGCGTCGACGCACAGGCTCAGGGCCAGGTCGCCGCGGACGTCGTGGCGGCCGGCGAGAGCTACGGCACCAACCAGGCCCTCGCGGGCCAGCGGATCAACGTCGAGTTCATCTCCGCCAACCCCACCGGTCCGCTGCACCTGGGCCACACCCGGTGGGCGGTCGTCGGGGACGCCATCGCCCGGGTGCTCTCAGCTGCCGGGGCCACGGCCGAGCGCGAGTTCTACATCAACGACCGCGGCAACCAGATGGACAAGTTCGGCGCGTCCATCGAGGCCACGGCGCTGGGCCGCCCGGTGCCCGAGGACGGCTACCAGGGCGCCTACATCGCGGACCTGGCTGCGGAGATCGTCGCGGCCGACCCGGGCATCGTGCACCTGCCCGAGCAGGAGCGTCTGGTGGCCTTCCGTGAAGCCGGCTACGCCCTGCAGCTCAAGGAGCAGCAGGACCAGCTCGACTCCTTCAACACCCACTTCGACGTGTGGTTCTCCGAGCGGTCCCTGCACGACGGCGGCAAGGTCGAGCACGCCATGGACGTGCTGCAGCGAAACGGACACCTGGTGGAGCGGGACGGCGCGCTGTGGATGCGCACCACCGACTTCGGTGACGACAAGGACCGCGTCCTGCGCCGCACCAACGGTGAGCTGACCTACTTCGCCTCCGACACCGCCTACTACGTCGACAAGCGCGAGCGGGGCTTCGACATCTGCATCTACCTGCTCGGCGCGGACCACCACGGCTACGTGGGCCGGCTCAAGGCGATGGCCGCCTGCGCCGGCGACGACCCCGAGAAGAACATCGAGATCCCGATCGGCCAGCTGGTCAAGATCATGCGGGGCGGCGAGGAGGTCAGGCTCTCCAAGCGTGCCGGCGAGATCGTCACCCTGGGCGAGCTGGTGGACCTCATCGGCGTCGACGCCCTGCGCTACTCCCTGGCCCGCTACCCGGCTGACTCGCCGCTGACCCTCGACGTGGAGCAGATCACCAGGCAGTCCAGCGACAACCCGGTGTACTACGTCCAGTACGCCCACGCCCGGGTCTGCTCGATCCTGCGCAACGCCGCGGATCTCGGTCTTGAGCCCGCCTCGCACCCCGAGCTGCTCACCCACGAGAAGGAGGGCGAGCTGCTCCGGGCGCTCGCCGAGCTGCCGCGAGTCGTCGCCTCCGCAGCCCAGCTGCGCGAGCCGCACCGGGTCGCCCGCTACCTCGAGGAGACCGCGGCCAGCTACCACCGGTTCTACGACAACTGCCGGGTGCTGCCGATGGGCGACGAGGAGCCGGGCGACCTGCACGCGGCCCGGTTGATGCTGGTCGCGGCGACCCGCACGGTGCTGGCCAACGGCCTGGCCATGCTGGGTGTCTCGGCACCCGAGCGGATGTGA